From the genome of Methylomonas sp. UP202, one region includes:
- a CDS encoding DEAD/DEAH box helicase, protein MTSASQRGQCLDHYRRLPAEHQTIVKLLAMYYGYCSLTTLAKCLASLGIKEGGKVLKSESVKARIKPLIAAGLLEENPRPGGTRCSRTLAEVIVRQMVDDNEFERYAAVVTTHNPPGHGYYRYNSVDDCIREARLFFHRGDYAQVAQCLKIGDHYPGKIPDPIDLYLSWFLNPLDLAGFARQHGPLLLEMAGFAAMHQLVYLYANSDLQQLYRHLLDTDKGREDALLPRVVLELKLLEGDWDGVAGAVRGTEDPELQAVAAMLAFLRGEASAALTGYDKALAAFRKLSGQRNIYFYGLAGVFYPLAILKYGDTKQRAKLATLLNQAGKLGGPWTGIYHYLAVFNQFLQGDLSVRDQLLRLELPFRLSGGFRDSGTPDGVHATSLFQYVLLLVIKSWVKTDFVDKVDPLEQKLYSHLLANGYRWPAAELAKIFAGIDLPRAKQWDAGFLEGRTALSTLFVSRADWEVALDALLNLPLADKKPDAAASDKALRLVWLISHDEKNHRIEIEPREQKQQGKGGWSKGRAVALKRLAQETAGFDYLTDQDLKICAHIKEYRDSGWYGSNTFFAFDAGTPQALIGHPLVFWADASEVRVEIVKGEAELRVKKLGKDDRIKISLEPAPGFEQKFYIAKEAPTRLKVVEFTAEHHKIYGVLGPKGLEVPMSAQERVLQTLTGISGLLTVHSDIGGSSSSAEQVEADPTPRLHLLPHGEGLRVALLVRPFANGGAYFQPGQGGESVLAEIDGKALQAARNLRLEKRRAEAVLDACPILGDGERDSAGDWLLDHPETCLELLLQIQALPEGQAILEWPEGVRFKVLGHSSGKGLSLQIKRDNDWFSLQGELKVGDDTVLDMQQLLGLLDNREGRFLQLKDGQFIALTDEFRRRLEDLKAYADLSGKKVRINPLAALTLEDWEDEVGFKADQHWQAHMQRLQASRDYQPRVPSTFQAELRDYQMDGYRWLARLAQWGVGACLADDMGLGKTVQGLALLVERAPLGPALIVAPTSVCANWENEAIRFAPTLNPIVLGTGDRQRLLENLQAFDLLICSYGLLQQEQVAEMLAKIEFGTVILDEAQAIKNVATRRSQGAMNLQAGFKLIMTGTPLENHLGELWNLFRFINPGLLGSLEQFNQRFAGPIERERSAEARFRLKKLIQPFILRRTKTQVLQELPPRTEIPIYVELSPEETAYYEALRRDSLRVLSAAEGPAGQRHLQILAAITKLRRSCCNTQLVNPDLALPSSKLAAFGEIVDELLDNKHKALVFSQFVDHLQLIKQYVERRGIRYQYLDGSTPAKERQTRVDAFQRGEGELFLISLKAGGVGLNLTAADYVIHMDPWWNPAVEDQASDRAHRMGQQRPVTIYRMIAKQTIEEKIVALHGHKRDLADSLLDGADLSGKVTANELLDLMKAEVA, encoded by the coding sequence ATGACATCCGCATCGCAACGAGGCCAGTGTCTCGACCATTACCGCCGTCTGCCGGCCGAACACCAGACGATCGTGAAATTGCTGGCGATGTATTACGGATACTGCTCGTTAACCACGCTGGCTAAATGTCTGGCGAGTCTGGGCATCAAGGAAGGCGGCAAGGTGTTGAAGTCCGAGTCGGTCAAGGCCAGGATCAAGCCGCTGATCGCCGCCGGATTGCTCGAGGAAAACCCCCGGCCCGGCGGTACCCGTTGTTCGCGGACCCTGGCCGAAGTCATCGTTCGGCAAATGGTCGACGACAACGAATTCGAACGCTACGCGGCCGTCGTTACCACCCATAATCCGCCCGGTCACGGTTATTACCGCTATAACAGCGTCGACGATTGCATCCGCGAGGCCAGACTGTTTTTTCATCGCGGCGATTACGCGCAAGTCGCGCAATGTTTGAAGATCGGCGATCACTATCCCGGCAAAATTCCGGACCCGATCGATTTATATCTGTCCTGGTTCTTGAATCCGCTCGACCTGGCCGGATTCGCCCGCCAACACGGCCCGCTATTACTGGAAATGGCCGGATTCGCGGCGATGCACCAGTTGGTTTATCTGTACGCCAACTCCGACTTGCAACAGCTTTACCGGCATTTGCTGGATACCGACAAGGGCCGCGAGGATGCCTTGTTGCCGCGGGTGGTACTGGAGTTGAAGTTGTTGGAGGGCGACTGGGACGGCGTGGCCGGCGCGGTGCGGGGTACCGAAGATCCCGAGTTGCAGGCGGTCGCGGCGATGTTGGCTTTTTTGCGTGGCGAAGCTTCCGCCGCGCTGACCGGTTACGATAAGGCGTTGGCGGCGTTTCGCAAGCTCAGCGGCCAACGCAACATTTACTTTTACGGGTTGGCGGGGGTGTTTTATCCGCTGGCCATTCTCAAATACGGCGACACCAAGCAGCGCGCCAAATTGGCGACCTTGCTGAATCAGGCCGGCAAGCTGGGCGGTCCTTGGACAGGCATCTACCACTATCTGGCGGTCTTCAACCAGTTTTTGCAAGGCGACCTGTCGGTTCGCGATCAACTGTTACGCCTGGAGCTGCCGTTTCGGCTCAGCGGCGGTTTTCGCGACAGCGGCACGCCGGACGGCGTGCACGCCACGTCGCTGTTTCAATACGTGTTGTTGTTGGTCATCAAGTCCTGGGTCAAAACCGACTTTGTCGATAAGGTCGATCCGTTGGAGCAGAAGCTCTACAGTCATTTACTGGCCAACGGTTATCGCTGGCCGGCGGCGGAGTTGGCCAAGATCTTCGCCGGTATCGACTTGCCGCGCGCCAAGCAATGGGATGCCGGTTTCTTGGAAGGTCGGACCGCGCTGAGCACGTTGTTCGTCAGTCGCGCCGATTGGGAAGTGGCCTTGGATGCGCTGCTGAATTTGCCGCTGGCCGATAAAAAGCCGGACGCGGCCGCCAGCGACAAGGCATTGCGGCTGGTTTGGCTGATCAGTCACGACGAGAAAAATCACCGTATCGAAATCGAGCCGCGCGAGCAAAAACAGCAGGGCAAGGGCGGCTGGAGCAAGGGCCGGGCGGTGGCGTTGAAGCGCCTGGCCCAGGAAACCGCCGGTTTCGATTACCTGACCGACCAGGACCTGAAAATCTGCGCCCACATCAAGGAATACCGCGATAGCGGCTGGTACGGCAGCAACACTTTTTTCGCGTTCGACGCCGGCACGCCGCAAGCCTTGATCGGCCATCCCTTGGTGTTTTGGGCCGACGCGTCGGAAGTCCGGGTCGAAATCGTTAAGGGCGAGGCGGAATTGCGGGTCAAGAAGTTGGGCAAGGACGACCGAATCAAGATCAGTCTGGAGCCGGCGCCCGGTTTCGAGCAAAAGTTTTATATCGCCAAGGAAGCGCCGACCCGCTTGAAGGTGGTGGAATTTACCGCCGAGCACCACAAAATTTACGGCGTGTTGGGCCCCAAGGGCTTGGAAGTGCCGATGTCCGCCCAGGAGCGGGTGTTGCAAACCCTGACCGGCATTTCCGGGTTGCTGACCGTGCATTCCGACATCGGCGGCAGTTCCAGCAGCGCCGAGCAGGTCGAAGCCGATCCGACCCCGCGCCTACATTTGTTGCCGCATGGCGAAGGATTGCGGGTAGCCTTGCTGGTGCGGCCCTTCGCTAACGGTGGCGCCTATTTTCAGCCGGGCCAGGGCGGCGAAAGCGTGCTGGCCGAGATCGACGGCAAGGCCTTGCAGGCCGCGCGTAATCTGCGCTTGGAAAAACGCCGGGCCGAGGCGGTTCTGGATGCCTGTCCGATTCTCGGCGACGGCGAGCGCGACAGCGCCGGCGACTGGCTACTCGATCATCCGGAAACCTGTCTGGAGTTGCTGCTGCAAATCCAAGCCTTGCCGGAGGGGCAGGCGATTCTGGAGTGGCCGGAAGGCGTGCGGTTCAAGGTGTTGGGTCATTCCAGCGGCAAGGGCCTCAGCCTGCAAATCAAGCGCGACAACGATTGGTTCAGCCTACAGGGCGAGCTGAAAGTCGGCGACGACACCGTGCTGGACATGCAGCAACTGTTGGGTTTGCTCGACAACCGCGAAGGCCGTTTTCTGCAACTGAAGGACGGCCAGTTCATCGCGTTGACCGACGAATTTCGCCGCCGGCTGGAAGATTTGAAAGCCTACGCCGATCTCAGCGGCAAGAAGGTCCGCATCAATCCGTTGGCGGCGCTGACCTTGGAAGACTGGGAAGACGAGGTCGGCTTCAAGGCCGATCAGCATTGGCAGGCGCATATGCAGCGCTTGCAGGCGTCCCGCGATTACCAGCCGCGAGTGCCGTCCACCTTTCAGGCCGAATTGCGCGACTATCAGATGGACGGTTATCGTTGGCTGGCGCGGCTGGCGCAATGGGGCGTGGGTGCCTGTCTGGCCGACGACATGGGCTTGGGCAAGACCGTGCAGGGTCTGGCCTTGCTGGTCGAGCGCGCGCCGCTGGGACCGGCCTTGATCGTCGCGCCGACCTCGGTGTGCGCCAACTGGGAGAACGAAGCGATCCGCTTCGCGCCGACTCTGAACCCTATCGTGCTCGGTACCGGCGACCGCCAGCGCTTGCTGGAAAATTTGCAAGCCTTCGATCTGCTGATTTGCAGCTACGGCTTGTTGCAACAGGAGCAGGTGGCCGAGATGCTGGCGAAAATCGAGTTCGGCACCGTGATTCTCGACGAGGCGCAGGCCATTAAAAACGTAGCCACTCGCCGCTCGCAAGGTGCGATGAATTTACAGGCCGGTTTCAAGTTGATCATGACCGGCACGCCGTTGGAAAATCATTTGGGCGAGCTGTGGAATTTGTTTCGCTTCATCAATCCGGGCCTGCTCGGCTCGCTGGAACAATTTAATCAGCGCTTCGCCGGACCGATCGAACGCGAACGCAGCGCCGAAGCGCGGTTTCGCTTGAAGAAATTGATCCAGCCCTTCATCCTGCGCCGGACCAAGACTCAGGTGTTGCAGGAGTTGCCGCCGCGCACCGAAATCCCGATTTACGTTGAACTCAGTCCGGAAGAAACCGCCTATTACGAGGCCTTGCGCCGCGACAGTCTGCGCGTGCTCAGCGCGGCGGAAGGACCGGCCGGCCAACGCCATCTGCAGATCCTGGCCGCGATCACCAAATTACGGCGCAGTTGCTGCAACACTCAGTTGGTCAACCCGGATCTGGCACTGCCCAGCAGTAAATTGGCCGCCTTCGGCGAGATCGTCGACGAATTGCTGGATAACAAACACAAGGCGCTGGTGTTCAGCCAGTTCGTCGATCATTTGCAATTAATCAAGCAATACGTCGAGCGGCGCGGCATTCGTTACCAGTATCTGGACGGCTCCACGCCGGCCAAGGAACGCCAGACGCGGGTCGATGCCTTTCAACGCGGCGAAGGCGAACTGTTTTTGATCAGTTTGAAAGCCGGCGGCGTCGGTTTGAACCTGACCGCCGCCGACTACGTGATCCACATGGACCCGTGGTGGAATCCGGCGGTCGAGGATCAGGCGTCCGACCGCGCCCACCGGATGGGCCAGCAGCGGCCGGTAACGATTTACCGGATGATCGCCAAGCAAACCATCGAGGAAAAAATCGTCGCGCTGCATGGCCACAAGCGCGACCTGGCCGATAGTCTTTTGGACGGCGCCGACTTGAGCGGCAAGGTCACGGCCAACGAATTGCTGGATTTGATGAAGGCCGAAGTCGCATAG
- a CDS encoding sigma-70 family RNA polymerase sigma factor, with protein sequence MTQSEQGIVANQDLAEFVRANHAQLQKYLYWQVQSREIAEELAQETYLRYLRQAETDRVVDLNAYLFTIAANLARDHLRGVKRGQDREFVALDIDMPDSKPNTEEIIARQCLNQQLHRAIASLPALTRDVFLLYRSDRLSYKQIGELLNISERNVEYQLRQAQLLCRSFLKKT encoded by the coding sequence ATGACGCAATCCGAGCAAGGTATCGTAGCCAACCAGGACTTAGCGGAGTTCGTCAGGGCTAATCATGCGCAATTGCAAAAATATCTTTACTGGCAGGTTCAATCCCGGGAAATAGCCGAGGAATTGGCGCAAGAAACCTATTTGCGCTATTTGAGACAAGCGGAAACCGATCGAGTCGTCGACCTGAATGCGTATTTGTTCACCATCGCCGCCAATCTGGCCCGGGATCATTTACGCGGCGTCAAACGTGGGCAAGACAGGGAATTCGTAGCGCTGGACATCGACATGCCCGATAGCAAGCCCAATACCGAGGAAATCATCGCCAGGCAATGCCTGAACCAGCAACTGCATCGCGCGATCGCGAGCCTACCGGCACTGACCCGAGACGTGTTCTTGCTGTACCGTAGCGATCGACTCAGCTACAAACAAATTGGCGAGCTGTTAAACATCTCCGAACGCAATGTAGAATACCAACTACGCCAGGCACAACTGCTGTGCCGAAGTTTTTTGAAAAAAACCTAA
- a CDS encoding malate--CoA ligase subunit beta has translation MDIHEYQAKQLLAEYGVKIAEGGLAYSPEDAVQRSREIGGHVWVVKAQIHSGARGKAGGIKVCKTHDDVSAAAEALLGKRLVTHQTGPAGKQCLRLYVEAGADIAKELYFSLLIDRAHERIVMVGSAQGGMEIEELAETNPDAIKKIHIEPAVGLQDFQAREMAFALGMTADQVPQAVKLIQGCYRAMRDLDANMIEINPLVITGHDELIALDAKMGFDDNALFRRQKISELRDKTQEDPREMAAADRGLSYVGLDGDIGCMINGAGLAMATMDMIKLAGGEPANFLDVGGGASAERTEKAFRMVLQDKNVKAMLVNIFAGINRCDWIAEGVVQAVKNIDMKVPLVVRLSGTNVEQGRKIIEDSGLPIITADTLAEAAEKAVAARNQVVAAQG, from the coding sequence ATGGACATTCATGAGTACCAAGCAAAACAGTTGCTCGCGGAATACGGCGTGAAAATCGCCGAGGGCGGTCTGGCTTACAGTCCGGAAGACGCGGTGCAACGCTCGCGCGAAATCGGCGGCCACGTCTGGGTCGTCAAGGCCCAAATTCATTCCGGCGCGCGCGGTAAGGCCGGCGGTATCAAGGTGTGCAAAACCCACGACGACGTCAGCGCCGCCGCCGAAGCCTTGCTCGGCAAACGTTTGGTAACCCATCAAACCGGTCCGGCCGGTAAACAATGTTTGCGCCTGTATGTCGAAGCCGGCGCCGACATCGCTAAGGAACTGTATTTCAGCCTGCTGATTGACCGCGCCCACGAGCGCATCGTTATGGTCGGCTCGGCGCAAGGCGGCATGGAAATCGAAGAACTGGCCGAGACCAACCCGGACGCAATCAAGAAGATCCACATCGAGCCGGCCGTCGGCTTGCAAGATTTTCAAGCGCGCGAGATGGCGTTCGCGTTGGGCATGACCGCCGACCAAGTGCCGCAAGCGGTTAAATTGATTCAAGGTTGTTACCGGGCGATGCGCGACCTGGACGCCAATATGATCGAAATCAATCCGCTGGTGATTACCGGTCACGACGAATTGATCGCGCTGGACGCGAAAATGGGTTTCGACGATAACGCCTTGTTCCGCCGTCAAAAAATTTCCGAGTTGCGCGATAAGACCCAGGAAGATCCGCGCGAAATGGCGGCGGCCGACCGCGGCTTGAGCTACGTCGGCCTGGACGGCGACATCGGTTGCATGATTAACGGCGCCGGTCTGGCGATGGCGACGATGGATATGATCAAACTGGCGGGCGGCGAGCCGGCCAACTTTTTGGACGTCGGCGGCGGCGCCTCGGCCGAGCGTACCGAAAAAGCCTTCCGGATGGTGTTGCAGGACAAAAACGTCAAAGCCATGCTGGTCAATATCTTCGCCGGCATCAACCGTTGCGACTGGATCGCCGAGGGCGTCGTGCAAGCGGTCAAGAACATCGACATGAAAGTGCCGCTGGTGGTGCGCCTGTCCGGTACCAACGTCGAGCAGGGCCGCAAGATCATCGAGGATAGCGGATTGCCGATCATTACCGCCGATACCTTGGCGGAAGCCGCCGAAAAAGCCGTCGCCGCCCGCAACCAAGTCGTGGCCGCGCAAGGATAA
- a CDS encoding FecR family protein, giving the protein MLAEPVIDSQTTPDPLDDLFAEANAWFFRLRADDVSETDQRNFLLWLATSPAHAQAWDEAQELFMLLELPAQEILQSQRSAATNAVESPRPPVRRHRIGPARVAIAAMLCVAVLAAYLKPSLLKALQSDFATATGEQRVVTLSDGSRLLLNTDTAISVDIQESRRTVRLLDGEVFFEVSHAPQRPFIVIAGNIHTKVTGTAFSVKHGEDGVTVTVAEGRVETGGDSPDRTVTPLTPGQSARYRAEQAAIVETADLRRTLAWRQGQLVFVQTPLETVVAEINRYRPGRLLIANPRLKPLPVTAVFNVNGLDEAATMLERSLGIHSQKLTDYLVLLD; this is encoded by the coding sequence TTGCTTGCGGAGCCAGTCATCGACTCTCAAACCACTCCAGACCCGCTTGACGATCTGTTTGCCGAAGCCAATGCCTGGTTTTTTCGGCTACGCGCCGACGACGTGAGCGAAACCGATCAGCGAAATTTTTTGCTTTGGCTCGCCACCAGCCCGGCCCACGCCCAAGCCTGGGACGAAGCGCAAGAATTGTTCATGCTTTTGGAGTTACCGGCGCAAGAAATCCTGCAAAGCCAGCGCTCCGCCGCGACCAACGCAGTAGAAAGCCCGCGACCGCCCGTTCGGCGTCATCGCATCGGACCAGCGCGAGTCGCGATAGCGGCGATGCTTTGCGTTGCCGTGCTGGCGGCATATTTAAAGCCCTCACTGCTAAAAGCCCTGCAAAGCGATTTTGCCACGGCAACCGGCGAGCAACGCGTCGTTACGCTGAGCGACGGCTCGCGATTGTTGCTGAATACCGATACCGCGATCAGTGTCGATATCCAAGAATCAAGGCGCACCGTCCGGCTTTTGGATGGCGAGGTCTTTTTTGAAGTCAGCCACGCGCCGCAACGCCCCTTTATCGTGATCGCCGGCAACATCCACACCAAGGTGACCGGCACCGCCTTCAGTGTAAAACACGGCGAGGACGGCGTGACCGTCACGGTGGCCGAGGGTCGAGTGGAAACCGGGGGCGACTCGCCCGACCGAACCGTCACCCCGCTGACGCCGGGGCAATCCGCGCGCTATAGAGCCGAGCAAGCCGCGATCGTCGAGACCGCCGACTTGCGGCGGACCCTGGCATGGCGACAAGGGCAACTGGTGTTTGTGCAAACGCCGCTGGAAACGGTAGTGGCCGAAATCAATCGTTACCGTCCCGGCCGCTTGCTGATCGCAAACCCGCGATTGAAGCCGCTGCCGGTCACCGCAGTGTTTAATGTGAATGGCTTGGATGAAGCCGCCACGATGCTGGAACGCAGTCTTGGCATACATAGCCAAAAGCTGACCGATTATTTGGTATTGCTGGATTGA
- the sucD gene encoding succinate--CoA ligase subunit alpha, with protein MSIFIDKSTRIIVQGFTGKIGSFHAQEMIDYGSNVVGGITPGKGGQTHLGRPVFNTVKEAVEQAGAEASIVFVPPAYAADSIMEAADAGIKYCVSITDGIPTQDMMKVKNFLSKFPKEKRMVLTGPNCAGTISPGKAMLGIMPGHIYIPGSVGIVGRSGTLGYEAADQMKALGIGVSTSVGIGGDPINGSSHRDILERFEQDPETKVVMMIGEIGGPQEVEAGVFAKENMSKPVVAYIAGLTAPKGRRMGHAGAIISSTGESAAEKVERLKELGVTIAPTPAAMGETIAKVLAKL; from the coding sequence ATGTCAATTTTCATCGATAAATCCACCCGCATCATCGTTCAAGGCTTTACCGGCAAGATCGGCAGCTTTCACGCTCAGGAAATGATCGACTACGGTTCCAACGTGGTCGGCGGCATCACGCCGGGCAAGGGCGGTCAAACCCATTTGGGCCGGCCGGTGTTCAATACCGTCAAGGAAGCGGTCGAGCAGGCCGGCGCCGAAGCCAGCATCGTGTTCGTGCCGCCGGCTTACGCCGCCGATTCGATCATGGAAGCCGCCGACGCCGGTATTAAATACTGCGTGTCGATTACCGACGGCATTCCGACTCAGGACATGATGAAGGTCAAAAACTTTTTGAGCAAATTCCCCAAGGAAAAACGCATGGTGTTGACCGGGCCTAACTGCGCCGGCACCATCAGCCCAGGCAAGGCGATGCTGGGCATCATGCCGGGCCACATTTACATTCCCGGCAGCGTCGGCATTGTTGGCCGTTCCGGCACGCTGGGCTACGAAGCCGCCGACCAAATGAAGGCGCTGGGTATAGGCGTGTCCACTTCGGTCGGTATCGGCGGCGACCCGATCAACGGCAGCTCGCACCGCGACATTCTGGAGCGCTTCGAGCAAGATCCGGAGACCAAGGTGGTGATGATGATCGGCGAGATCGGCGGACCGCAAGAAGTCGAAGCCGGCGTATTCGCCAAGGAAAACATGAGTAAACCGGTGGTGGCCTATATCGCGGGTCTGACCGCGCCGAAAGGCCGCCGTATGGGCCATGCCGGCGCGATTATTTCCTCGACCGGCGAATCGGCGGCGGAGAAAGTCGAAAGGCTGAAAGAACTGGGCGTGACGATCGCGCCGACACCGGCGGCAATGGGCGAGACGATCGCCAAAGTACTGGCCAAGCTGTAA
- a CDS encoding CoA ester lyase, which yields MSHTLYQANAQRVQRCELAVPGSNPDMFEKALKSGVDFIFLDLEDAVAPDDKLQARKNVIQAINDLDWEGHGITLSVRINGLDTQYMVRDVVDLVEQAGAKIKTLLVPKVGVYSDVYMVDAMLSQLEMQQGLTNKIGIEALIETALGMANVEDIAKQGAIGGRLEALHFGVADYAASNRARTVNIGGLNPDYPGDQWHFAISRMTVACRAYGLRPIDGPFGDIKDPEGYKAGARRAAALGCEGKWAIHPSQIALANEVFTPPPAEVEKAKRILQALKEAAAQGKGAAALDGRLIDAASERMANNIVRAAEAIAAKTK from the coding sequence ATGAGCCACACTCTTTACCAAGCCAACGCGCAACGCGTGCAACGCTGCGAACTGGCGGTGCCGGGTTCCAATCCGGACATGTTCGAAAAAGCCCTGAAAAGCGGTGTGGACTTCATTTTCCTGGATTTGGAGGACGCGGTCGCGCCGGACGACAAGCTGCAAGCCCGTAAAAACGTGATCCAAGCCATCAACGACTTGGACTGGGAAGGCCACGGCATCACCTTGTCGGTGCGGATCAACGGTCTGGATACTCAATATATGGTGCGCGACGTGGTCGATCTGGTCGAGCAGGCCGGCGCCAAGATCAAAACCCTGTTGGTGCCCAAGGTCGGCGTTTACAGCGACGTTTACATGGTCGATGCGATGCTGAGCCAGTTGGAAATGCAGCAAGGCCTGACCAATAAAATCGGTATCGAAGCCTTGATCGAAACCGCGTTGGGCATGGCCAACGTCGAAGACATCGCCAAGCAGGGCGCCATCGGCGGCCGTTTGGAAGCCCTGCATTTCGGTGTCGCCGATTACGCGGCCAGCAATCGCGCCCGTACCGTCAACATCGGCGGTTTGAATCCGGATTATCCGGGCGACCAGTGGCATTTCGCGATCAGCCGGATGACGGTGGCTTGCCGGGCTTACGGCCTGCGGCCGATCGACGGTCCGTTCGGCGACATCAAGGACCCGGAAGGCTACAAAGCCGGCGCCCGCCGTGCCGCCGCGCTGGGTTGCGAAGGCAAATGGGCGATCCATCCGTCGCAAATCGCGTTGGCCAACGAAGTGTTTACCCCGCCGCCGGCCGAAGTCGAAAAAGCCAAGCGTATCCTGCAAGCCTTGAAGGAAGCCGCCGCCCAGGGCAAGGGCGCCGCCGCGCTGGACGGTCGTTTGATCGACGCCGCGTCCGAACGGATGGCCAACAACATTGTCCGCGCCGCCGAAGCGATCGCCGCGAAAACTAAATAA